A genomic window from Fusarium falciforme chromosome 2, complete sequence includes:
- a CDS encoding MFS domain-containing protein yields the protein MTRAKDPAGDATTEATETTRLLATSSIESRDGESVVSSSGSGWDGYKDFEGLPWWRRPSVFWLLGPYVIFTLAFGGVVIPKLNLILDLVCRQYFADKQAHDPDFTLNPALLADPQRKFGSDNPECKIPEVQKNVATFMLIMSLLTGSLSAIVVPRIGHLSDRYGRGRLMAFASVGGVLAELITVLAAQFPEVVSYRWMILGSVFDGLTGSFTAGSIMCYSYTSDCTPPSNRAVALGLIQGCLFAGLAFGPLLAGFFIKWTGTSVYLFYVVLGCHTAFALFVWLVVPESLSKRKQLAAREKWDKEQELRAQTSGSWLHTIRTANPFAPLRVLWPKGPGTSPALRRNLVALAADDAIMIGAPISAGAVIILYSELSFDWGNLESSLFISALSMVRVFILMGLLPFVNYFGRIRPAARLRRESGVAAVERNSGADNLDVWLLRIALMSDVLGTVGYVLSRSEEFFVTSGMVTALGGLGSATSQAIISKHVPSERVGQLLGAIGMLHALARVFGPVLFNGLYAATVGFFPKAIFVLLASIFGIGLLASFLVRPHVVWHDEPEEEREPLNPGTFDTAAEQVPIDEDQVRFQ from the exons CCTGGTGGCGTAGACCGTCG GTCTTTTGGCTACTCGGCCCATATGTCATCTTTACTCTCGCCTTTGGAGGTGTTGTAATTCCAAAGCTCAACTT AATCCTCGACCTTGTTTGTAGGCAATATTTCGCCGACAAGCAGGCCCATGATCCAGACTTTACCTTGAATCCCGCCTTGCTTGCAGACCCTCAGCGCAAGTTTGGGAGCGACAACCCTGAGTGCAAGATTCCTGAGGTTCAGAAGAATGTCGCCACGTTCATGTTGATCATGAGCCTCTTGACAGGCTCTCTCAGCGCTATTGTCGTTCCGCGCATCGGTCACTTGTCGGATCGTTACGGTAGGGGTCGTCTCATGGCTTTTGCTTCAGTGGGAGGAGTCCTAGCTGAGCTGATCACGGTCCTCGCGGCTCAGTTCCCCGAGGTTGTGAGCTATCGGTGGATGATCCTCGGCAGCGTCTTTGACGGTTTGACAGGCTCGTTCACCGCAGGAAGCATCATGTGTTACTCTTACACGAGTGATTGCACACCACCCTCCAACCGGGCCGTCGCTTTGGGTCTCATTCAAGGCTGTCTCTTTGCTGGACTCGCCTTTGGTCCTCTGCTGGCGGGCTTCTTTATCAAGTGGACGGGCACTTCTGTCTATCTCTTCTACGTCGTGCTCGGGTGCCACACAGCGTTTGCCCTCTTTGTGTGGCTCGTCGTGCCCGAGTCCCTCTCCAAGAGGAAGCAGCTGGCAGCTCGTGAGAAGTGGGATAAGGAGCAGGAGCTGCGAGCACAAACCTCGGGATCCTGGCTTCACACCATCCGAACCGCCAACCCGTTTGCGCCCCTGAGAGTTCTGTGGCCTAAGGGCCCGGGTACATCTCCTGCTCTTCGGCGCAACTTGGTGGCTCTCGCGGCTGACGATGCCATCATGATCGGTGCTCCCATTTCTGCTGGAGCCGTCATCATATTGTATTCCGAGCTGAGCTTTGACTGGGGCAACCTGGAAAGCTCCCTGTTTATCTCGGCCCTGTCCATGGTTAGAGTCTTTATCCTCATGGGTCTACTGCCCTTCGTCAACTACTTTGGCCGTATTCGTCCAGCGGCTCGACTTCGTCGCGAGTCTGGAGTCGCCGCGGTGGAGAGAAACTCGGGTGCTGACAACCTGGATGTGTGGCTGCTCCGCATCGCTCTCATGTCGGACGTCTTGGGAACAGTGGGATACGTCCTCTCCCGCTCGGAAGAATTCTTTGTGACCAGCGGCATGGTCACGGCCTTGGGTGGGCTGGGAAGTGCTACAAGTCAGGCTATCATCAGCAAGCATGTTCCCTCAGAGAGGGTAGGCCAGCTGCTCGGAGCCATTGGCATGCTTCATGCTCTGGCGAGGGTGTTTGGCCCAGTTCTGTTCAACGGTCTTTACGCTGCGACGGTTGGTTTCTTCCCTAAGGCCATCTTTGTCTTGCTGGCAAGTATCTTTGGAATTGGTCTATTGGCGAGCTTTCTTGTCAGACCCCATG TTGTATGGCATGACgagccagaggaggagagggagccACTCAACCCTGGAACTTTCGATACGGCTGCTGAGCAGGTTCCTATCGATGAAGATCAGGTTAGGTTCCAGTAA
- a CDS encoding HIT domain-containing protein: MLASRVRTAARSFTTVRSVRSIMTKNERAIKFGPFEVTNQVFFTTPHSFALVNLKPLIPGHVLVCPHSPHKRLTDLTPAETADLFTTVQLIQRLLARAYFPSPEPEAGSFSVAVQDGADAGQTVPHVHVHVVPRTPGDMGAPDAVYVKMAGEEGNIGGALWDREMGRPKPGGGLKRVDDEDRKPRTEEAMVEEAERYKAILKEMGVE; the protein is encoded by the exons ATGCTCGCGTCTAGGGTGAGGACGGCAGCTCGGTCATTCACAACTGTCCGCTCTGTGAGAAGCATTATGACGAAAAACGAGAGAGCCATCAAATTTGGCCCGTTCGAGGTGACAAACCAG GTCTTCTTCACAACACCACATTCCTTCGCCTTGGTCAATCTCAAGCCCCTCATACCAGGCCATGTCCTAGTCTGCCCGCACTCACCACACAAGCGCCTGACAGACCTCACGCCCGCCGAGACAGCCGACCTCTTCACGACAGTGCAGCTCATTCAACGGCTCCTCGCGCGTGCCTACTTCCCCTCACCGGAGCCGGAGGCCGGCAGCTTCTCAGTCGCGGTGCAGGACGGCGCCGACGCGGGACAGACAGTGCCCCATGTTCACGTCCACGTTGTGCCCCGGACCCCGGGCGATATGGGTGCCCCAGATGCCGTCTACGTGAAGATGGCCGGCGAAGAGGGCAACATAGGTGGCGCGCTGTGGGACCGCGAGATGGGAAGGCCCAAGCCTGGGGGCGGTCTGAAGAGggtggatgatgaagatAGAAAGCCTAGGACTGAGGAGGCCATGGTGGAAGAGGCAGAGCGGTACAAAGCGATTCTGAAGGAGATGGGTGTTGAGTGA